Proteins from a genomic interval of Rosa chinensis cultivar Old Blush chromosome 2, RchiOBHm-V2, whole genome shotgun sequence:
- the LOC112191005 gene encoding fasciclin-like arabinogalactan protein 7, with translation MELPVVFMAVLVLCSSAAYAQTAPSPSLTPTPAPAPAPEFVNLTELFSVAGPFNTFLGYLESTKVIETFQDQANKTEEGITIFVPKDSAFASLKKPSLSNLTADQLKSLFLFHALSHYYSLADFRNLSNMSPVATMAGGQYSLNFTDVSGTAHLTSGWSVTKVSSSVHSTDPVAVYQVDKVLLPEAIFGTDIPPTAAPAPAPEIAPAADAPKAADSDDLSPGSSPDKSSSYRIMSWGRLILAISGGLVLFL, from the coding sequence ATGGAACTTCCTGTGGTTTTCATGGCTGTACTGGTTCTGTGTTCATCAGCAGCATATGCTCAAACTGCCCCATCTCCCTCGCTAACCCCTACTCCAGCGCCAGCCCCAGCCCCCGAATTCGTGAACCTCACAGAGTTGTTCTCTGTGGCTGGCCCATTCAACACCTTCCTTGGCTACCTTGAGTCAACCAAAGTGATTGAGACATTCCAAGACCAAGCCAACAAGACTGAGGAAGGCATAACCATCTTTGTCCCAAAAGATAGTGCTTTTGCATCTCTTAAAAAACCTTCTCTGTCCAATCTCACCGCTGACCAGCTCAAATCTCTGTTTCTATTCCATGCTTTGTCACATTACTACTCTTTGGCCGATTTCAGAAACCTCAGCAATATGAGCCCCGTGGCTACAATGGCCGGGGGACAATACAGTTTGAACTTCACTGATGTTTCAGGCACTGCGCATCTTACCTCGGGATGGTCAGTCACAAAAGTGAGCAGCAGTGTGCATTCCACAGACCCTGTTGCTGTTTACCAAGTTGACAAGGTTCTTCTTCCGGAGGCAATCTTCGGTACTGACATTCCCCCAACCGCAGCCCCAGCACCAGCTCCGGAAATTGCTCCAGCTGCAGATGCTCCAAAAGCTGCAGACAGTGATGACTTGTCTCCAGGATCCTCACCAGATAAATCTTCTTCTTACAGAATTATGAGTTGGGGTCGATTGATTTTGGCAATCTCAGGTGGACTGGTCCTTTTCTTGTGA
- the LOC112188172 gene encoding fimbrin-5, with the protein MSSFVGVVVNDTELQSQFTQVELRTLKSKFLSTKTQNGRVALKDLPGIFASLRSFNETFREEEIKTILEESKKDSGEELEFESFLRAHLNLQARAGAKSGRFKKTASFLKATTTKVVHSINENEKASYVHHINNYLAEDSFLKKYLPLDPATNALFDLAKDGVLLCKLINIAVPGTIDERAINTKGVLNPWERNENHTLCLNSAKAIGCTVVNIGTQDLAEARPHLLLGLISQIIKIQLLADLNLKKTPQLVELVDDSQEVEELLGLPPEKVLLKWMNFHLKKAGYEKQVTNFSSDVKDGEAYAYLINALAPEVSGPAALDTKDPTQRATMVLEQAEKLDCKRFLSPKDIVEGSPNLNLAFVAQIFQHRNGLSADSKKMSFAEMMTDDAETSREERCFRLWINSLGTATYVNNLFEDVRNGWVLLEVLDKISSGSVNWKKASKPPIKMPFRKVENCNQVIEIGKELNFSLVNVAGNDIVQGNKKLILAYLWQLMRFSMLQLLRNLRSHSHGKAGKEITDAQILNWANNKVKKSGRTSQMESFKDKNLSSGIFFLELLSAVEPRVVNWSLATKGETEEDKKGNATYIISVARKLGCSIFLLPEDIMEVNQKMILILTASIMYWSMQQAGAESESATDSPVGTPTKASKSGESEAGLAREVSNLSITGNTTSQQTGNQSSQESKDLPNS; encoded by the exons ATGTCTAGCTTTGTGGGTGTTGTTGTTAACGATACAGAGCTGCAGAGCCAATTCACCCAAGTCGAGCTTCGTACCCTCAAATCAAAA TTTCTTTCAACAAAGACTCAGAATGGGCGCGTCGCGCTTAAAGATTTGCCGGGTATTTTTGCAAGTCTCAGGTCTTTTAATGAAACGTTCAGAGAAGAGGAGATTAAGACCATCTTGGAGGAGTCAAAAAAGGACAGTGGTGAAGAACTTGAATTCGAGTCGTTTCTGCGG GCACATTTGAATTTGCAAGCCCGTGCAGGCGCAAAATCTGGTCGTTTCAAAAAAACTGCTTCATTTCTCAAGGCAACCACTACAAAGGTTGTCCACTCGATCAATGAAAATGAAAAGGCTTCGTATGTCCACCACATTAACAACTACCTGGCAGAAGATTCGTTCTTGAAGAAGTATCTTCCATTAGATCCAGCTACAAATGCTTTATTTGATCTTGCGAAAGATGGAGTACTTCTTTG TAAGCTCATCAACATAGCAGTTCCTGGGACTATAGACGAGCGTGCTATCAACACTAAAGGGGTCCTTAATCCATGGGAGAGAAATGAGAACCATACACTTTGTCTTAATTCAGCAAAAGCTATTGGCTGCACTGTGGTTAACATTGGTACACAGGATTTGGCTGAAGCAAGG CCTCATCTCCTGCTCGGCTTAATTTCTCAAATTATCAAG ATTCAACTGTTAGCTGATCTTAATCTGAAGAAAACTCCACAGCTTGTGGAATTGGTGGATGACAGCCAG GAGGTGGAGGAGCTCTTGGGTCTACCACCAGAGAAGGTTCTACTAAAATGGATGAATTTTCATCTGAAGAAAGCTGGATACGAAAAACAAGTGACAAACTTCTCTTCTGATGTCAAG GATGGAGAGGCTTATGCTTACCTGATTAATGCTCTTGCACCCGAGGTCTCAGGCCCCGCTGCCTTGGATACAAAAGATCCTACACAAAGAGCAACCATGGTTCTCGAGCAAGCTGAGAAATTGGATTGCAAAAGATTTCTCTCTCCTAAAGATATTGTTGAGGGCTCACCAAATCTTAATCTTGCATTTGTTGCACAAATCTTCCAGCACAG GAATGGATTGAGTGCAGATAGTAAAAAAATGTCTTTTGCTGAGATGATGACAGATGATGCAGAAACTTCTCGGGAAGAGAGATGCTTTCGTCTGTGGATTAACAGCCTTGGAACTGCAACCTATGTTAATAATCTTTTTGAAGATGTTAGAAATGG ATGGGTTCTTTTGGAAGTGCTTGACAAAATTTCTTCTGGATCAGTCAACTGGAAAAAAGCCTCAAAGCCTCCAATAAAAATGCCATTCAGAAAGGTTGAGAATTGTAACCAAGTTATAGAGATTGGGAAGGAATTAAATTTCTCGCTTGTGAATGTAGCTGGTAATGATATTGTGCAAGGAAATAAGAAGCTCATACTGG CTTATTTGTGGCAGTTGATGAGGTTTAGTATGCTTCAACTCCTGAGAAACTTGAGATCACACTCCCATGGTAAAGCTGGTAAAGAGATAACTGATGCTCAAATTCTGAACTGGGCaaacaataaagtgaagaagtCGGGTAGAACCTCCCAAATGGAGAGTTTCAAG GATAAAAATCTCTCAAGTGGAATTTTCTTCCTTGAGCTTCTTAGTGCTGTGGAGCCAAGGGTGGTCAATTGGAGTCTTGCCACAAAGGGAGAAACTG AGGAAGACAAGAAGGGGAATGCAACATATATAATTAGTGTCGCTCGAAAGCTTGGTTGCTCCATTTTCTTGTTACCTGAGGACATTATGGAG GTAAACCAGAAGATGATCCTTATTTTGACTGCAAGCATCATGTACTGGAGTATGCAGCAAGCAGGAGCAGAATCAGAGTCGGCCACTGACAGTCCCGTGGGCACCCCTACTAAAGCTTCTAAATCTGGTGAGAGCGAAGCAGGTTTGGCTAGGGAAGTCTCGAACTTGTCCATCACTGGCAATACTACTTCCCAACAGACAGGAAATCAATCTTCTCAAGAATCAAAAGACCTCCCAAATAGTTGA
- the LOC112189806 gene encoding growth hormone-regulated TBC protein 1-A produces MYGARHKRELSFESLAQIPILRPSIHARRANLTVKFQDLYGFTVEGNVDDVNVLNEVREKVRQQGRVWWSMEANKGANWYLHKSVSEGQSLKASLKFSALANAITLKRLIRKGIPPVLRPKVWFSLSGAAKKKSTVPDSYYNDLTIAVEGKVTPATRQIDHDLPRTFPGHPWLDTPEGHAALRRVLVVYSFRDSDVGYCQGLNYVAALLLLVMKTEEDAFWMLAVLLENVLVNDCYTNNLSGCHVEQRVFKDFLAKMCPRVAAHLEALEFDVSLVATEWFLCLFSKSLPSETTLRVWDVLFYEGAKVMFHVALAIFKMKEQELLLTHHVGDVINILQKTTHHLFDPDELLTVAFDQIGSFTTNTISKQRKKQEPAVMKELDQRVQRLNSLKLEENNIPSQNAECHST; encoded by the exons ATGTATGGAGCCAGACACAAAAGAGAGCTGTCCTTTGAATCCCTAGCTCAAATCCCAATCTTGAGGCCGAGCATCCATGCCCGGAGGGCCAATCTCACCGTCAAGTTCCAGGACCTTTATGGGTTCACGGTGGAAGGGAATGTGGACGACGTCAATGTGTTGAACGAGGTGAGGGAGAAGGTGAGGCAGCAGGGGAGGGTTTGGTGGTCAATGGAGGCCAATAAAGGGGCCAATTGGTACTTGCACAAGTCCGTTTCAGAAGGCCAATCGCTTAAGGCTTCGCTAAAGTTTTCGGCTTTGGCCAATGCCATTACTCTCAAGAGGCTCATCAGGAAGGGGATTCCCCCGGTGCTCCGGCCCAAGGTCTGGTTTTCGCTTTCCGGGGCCGCCAAGAAGAAGTCCACCGTGCCGGACAGCTATTACAATGACTTGACCATTGCCGTGGAGGGCAAGGTCACACCTGCCACTAGGCAGATTGATCAT GACCTGCCCCGTACCTTCCCTGGTCACCCATGGTTGGACACCCCAGAAGGACATGCTGCTCTTCGTCGCGTTCTTGTTGTGTATTCGTTCCGTGATTCGGATGTGGGTTATTGTCAG GGCTTAAATTATGTTGCAGCACTGTTACTGCTTGTGATGAAAACAGAGGAAGATGCATTTTGGATGCTAGCTGTTCTCCTGGAAAATGTCTTGGTCAATGACTGTTATACAAATAATTTATCAGGATGCCATGTCGAACAAAGAGTTTTCAAGGATTTTCTTGCTAAAATGTGTCCAAG GGTAGCGGCACATTTGGAAGCATTGGAGTTTGATGTATCCCTTGTTGCCACAGAGTGGTTTCTTTGCCTCTTTTCTAAGAGCTTGCCTTCAGAG ACTACTCTAAGGGTATGGGATGTCCTTTTCTACGAAGGGGCCAAAGTTATGTTTCATGTGGCTTTGGCAATCTTTAAG ATGAAGGAACAGGAGTTGCTTCTAACCCATCATGTTGGCGATGTAATTAATATTCTGCAGAAAACCACTCATCATCTATTTGATCCTGATGAGCTATTGACG GTAGCATTTGATCAGATAGGTTCGTTTACAACCAACACTATATCAAAGCAAAGGAAAAAACAAGAACCGGCAGTGATGAAGGAGCTTGATCAGAGAGTTCAACGGTTAAATTCCCTGAAATTGGAAGAGAATAACATACCGAGTCAAAATGCAGAATGTCACTCAACCTAG
- the LOC112188268 gene encoding BTB/POZ domain-containing protein At2g04740 — protein MSPERQSWTIDPDLDGIDLDAADFASSLPIKKVPNGDVFEASRAGDVDRLRYLLESGVNVNARDQWDSVALYYACLAGHLEAARMLLESGAICTEHTFDGDRCHYAALNLKVRKLLKAFEARPPPLGPLQAAMRETFLGCAANWAYLEQAQFETSGLPASDGYFPPDVVFFVQGRAIEAHRVILSARSPFFRRKFVTDWKERREVRFSREKLSYPALYSLIQFFYSDRLEVAVDDMEELVRICKVCKCESLQRILEKELIHQKYAEYKALRDIDSSIKRFILQGVSLPEEDRLPATLHEILQISLANSTRELNLDNGVKELTSSVRTMQFSDFVEDLADVCVKVDKKSFRCHQVVLASRSEYFKARLSRMKDFHEGKSDIPVHTLPCLEEHDLSSEAFEKMIEYMYTDGLKDIDPDQAGEVFDAASRYLLFPLKRAVADVLLPHLENVSPAELCNWLILSDMYGVLKIREFCLDTIACNFETFADTREFRAMLLTLPPPSGDSSLRTTNPSAPGAEVNTDQRNVLDDLREKWLEAEAAELDKRDESALLFDKRLEMLVVVAEQEKCDADLIDDINGS, from the exons ATGTCCCCGGAGCGGCAATCCTGGACCATCGATCCCGACCTGGACGGGATCGACCTCGACGCCGCCGACTTCGCCTCCTCCCTCCCCATTAAAAAAGTCCCAAACGGCGACGTTTTCGAGGCCTCACGCGCCGGCGACGTCGACCGCCTCAGGTACTTGTTAGAGTCCGGAGTCAACGTCAACGCGCGTGACCAGTGGGACTCGGTGGCGCTCTACTACGCGTGCCTCGCCGGACACCTCGAGGCGGCGCGTATGTTGCTGGAGAGCGGAGCTATATGCACGGAGCATACTTTTGACGGCGATCGGTGTCATTACGCGGCGCTGAATTTGAAGGTGAGGAAGCTTTTGAAGGCGTTTGAGGCGCGGCCGCCGCCGTTGGGGCCGTTGCAGGCGGCGATGAGAGAGACGTTCTTGGGCTGTGCGGCTAATTGGGCCTATTTGGAGCAGGCCCAGTTTGAAACTTCAG GTCTTCCAGCCAGTGATGGATATTTTCCTCCAGATGTGGTATTTTTTGTTCAAGGGAGAGCCATTGAAGCTCATAGAGTCATCTTAAGTGCTCGGTCACCATTTTTCAGAAGAAAGTTTGTGACTGATTGGAAAGAACGCAGGGAAGTGAGATTTTCAAGGGAAAAGTTGTCATATCCTGCTCTATACAGTCTCATCCAATTCTTTTACTCCGACAGACTAGAAGTTGCTGTAGATGATATGGAGGAACTTGTGAGGATCTGCAAAGTATGTAAATGTGAATCTTTACAAAGAATTCTCGAGAAAGAATTGATTCACCAAAAGTATGCCGAGTACAAAGCATTGAGAGACATAGACAGCTCTATAAAACGCTTCATCTTACAAGGTGTCTCTCTTCCTGAAGAAGATCGGCTTCCTGCAACTTTGCATGAGATCCTTCAGATTTCCCTTGCCAATTCCACCAGGGAACTTAACCTAGATAATGGTGTCAAAGAATTAACATCTTCTGTGCGTACCATGCAATTCAGTGATTTTGTAGAGGATCTTGCAGATGTTTGTGTAAAAGTTGATAAAAAGAGTTTTCGATGCCATCAAGTGGTTTTAGCATCAAGGTCGGAGTATTTTAAAGCAAGATTATCCCGTATGAaggactttcatgaaggaaaaagTGATATACCTGTTCATACCCTTCCATGTCTTGAGGAACATGATTTAAGCTCTGAAGCATTCGAGAAGATGATCGAGTATAT GTACACTGACGGATTGAAGGATATAGACCCGGATCAG GCGGGGGAAGTCTTTGATGCTGCCTCTAGATATTTATTATTTCCTCTTAAGCGTGCTGTTGCTGATGTACTACTGCCACACCTGGAAAATGTCTCACCGGCAGAATTGTGCAATTGGCTGATATTATCAGACAT GTATGGCGTTCTGAAGATAAGGGAATTTTGTTTAGATACAATAGCTTGTAACTTTGAGACATTTGCTGATACTCGTGAGTTCCGAGCAATGCTGTTGACACTCCCTCCACCATCTGGGGATTCATCACTTCGCACCACTAATCCAAGTGCACCGGGAGCTGAAGTCAATACAGACCAACGCAATGTTCTTGATGACTTAAGAGAAAAATGGCTTGAAGCTGAAGCTGCGGAGCTTGACAAAAGAGATGAGAGCGCACTACTTTTTGATAAACGACTTGAGATGCTTGTGGTTGTTGCAGAACAAGAAAAGTGTGATGCAGATCTTATTGATGATATCAATGGTTCCTAG